The sequence below is a genomic window from Lolium perenne isolate Kyuss_39 chromosome 4, Kyuss_2.0, whole genome shotgun sequence.
tatgataactacgttgctcgccatcaacaaggcttcagtacgagcaacgcatgaacaacgtggagcttgtgctgcctagatcgcgagatgcgatctaggcagcatgttgcttaccgatagaaaccctcgagatgaaggagttggcgatgcgccgagattgatttggttggttgaacgttggttgttgtttattccataaaccctagatacatatttatagtccaggggactttctaatttaggcgtgcacctaaccgtgcacgggtaaaactctaactaaccgacacgtatcctaatatgttacagatacacgggcaattcgcccaacttggtacataaggccgattcacgtatttcttccatgtataaattcttcaacttcatcttgatcgcggcccacctctgactcggtcaaattctggtgataacaataccatgtaggaaactaagcgagacatctccatcaccttcctggccatgtataggtcaggtggcacgcccttgcaatcagcatcggacgtgtgaccagaaggctttgcgtgccgtcgctcggagggacctcggccagccgcagccctaggttgttcccggctctacggtgttgcccgtcgctgcccgtcggtgggtttcggacgtcaacacatgtCTACATAAAATGTTCTCAGTTGCAACTCGTGATGACACGAACCATATGCTCGAGGAGTTTGCTGAGAATTAGCAAAACTTAAAAAAAAACTTAGTAGAAGTGGAAGCTCAATTGTAAGTCTTTTTATCACTAAAATTTATAaagctcaatttcaggctgcttcGTTTCATGCCGAATATACCACCTCGAGAGGTGTGGAGCTTAGACTCATGGGgatgtttaaaaaaaatcaaaaacaacATTTTGAAGATTAAAATAAAAaatctaaaataaaataaaatgtagTTAACACTGTACTCTATCAATATGCAAAATCTAAGCTCAAAATATTTTTATTCAGGGATAAACAATGAAAAATTATGACATCTAAACTAGTGAACAGTGCACTCAAAATTACTATTTTTTGTGTAGCCCCGTATAACAGAAATCGTCTTAAGATTTTGCAAGTTTGTAAAGTGCAACATTgtttatatattttttaaaataGATTTTTTTAGAAAACTTTAAAATGTTGTTTTCAATTTTGAAATTTTTTATGGAGCCCCTTTTTTCTTCTATATCTCGCCTTATGTTGTCTTCTGGCCCGCACAATCTGTCCTAACCACGGGTCCACGTGCTTATATTACAGGTCGAAAAAGGAGCAGTAATGGTCGTTGTTAGTCTAGACAAATGGAGAGACTGTGATGTGTCACATGTGGCTAGGTAATTAGGTAATCAGTTTGTCTTTTGCGCTATATGCGGCATCGAGCAACTGAGGCCGAGCTGCATTCTGAACGCAACTTGGCGCGCACTCCGGGTGCCAGAACATGCAAAACATTAGCGCTACTGCCTACTACCAACCAGTAGTTAAGTAAATCGGATTCAGCTTATACTAATCTGTTTGCATCACTTTTTGGCCTGCGACAATGACTGGGTGCTAGCAATTAGTTCAGGATTTAGCCTGCTAGCTAGGTGTCCACTCGGTGGgctgtgctccggtgtccccctgGCGAACGACGTTCACGTGGTAAACGTGCGTTTGGTTCGTGACCAGAAAATATGGATGATTCCATCCTAAAAGCCGAATATTTTTGAGAAAGGCTGGACCATATGATCCGTGAATTTCATGACTGATCTCAATAGCCGTCTGAGAATCCATGGCCGTCGACGCAACTCCAACACCTGCCACCGTCGTATGTGTGGCTCCCCAGCTCAGCGGCGGCCACCATGTCACGGCGAGCGGTGGGCTTGCTTTTCCGCGTGGCTCCCCAGCTCGACATCGGCGGCCTCCAGGGCATGGTAAGCGGCGGGCTTGATTTTCAACGTGGCTCCCTAGCTCGGCAGCGGCGGCCTTCATGGCGTGGCGAGCAACGAGCTTGCTACGTCTGCGCCACACCCAGTCGAAGAAACGGCCTCGCTAAGTATGTGCGAGTAGTGACCTTGCTAGGCACGGGTAGGCGGCCGCCCGCTAGGTCCGGCCTCCACCACAAAGGGAAAAGGACCCGTTAATTACATATTAACCTGTGTGTTAATGgcatatttatatttttctattaATCGTTAATTAAACATATTTTATCCCATCTCATCCCCTACATGTTTGCCCATGAACCAAAACACATGTTAAGTCAACCCACGAAGGGGTATCAACAGATCCTAGCCGTTTAAATAGAACAAAGCTTAgagggggacaccggagcaataGCCTCGGTCTGAACTGGTATTTTGCTAATTCGCTCGTCGGAATCTTCCGGAGAATAATCCTCTTGTCAGCGACATGTTATCCTCCTCCTAAACCATTTTAAAACCAGAGTCGACTCTCTAATCTTTGGATATGGCTTCAAGAGTTTGGACCACGCCAATCAATCATCAGACCTGTAGCTTAGCATTATCTTCTCTGCTTATTTAACCGATCGGCTGATTACGACAACAGAGTTGTCTTTGGTGCGAGCTAATCGATCGAGTTCTAATTAAGAGCAAATTAATTATCCCGGAGCCATACAGGCAGTTCAGTTCAGCCTTCCTAATCACTCGAGCATACACTAACTATCTTGGCTGTACGTAGGCGGTTAGCTGAACTAGGTTTAGGCTGGACCCCGACCAGGCGGTAGCCGTCGAGAAGTTACAGATCAGGAGTTCAGGACTCAGGAGCCAGGAGGTATGACGCTGGATCAGCACGGCGACGAGGCGTCACCGCGTCAGCGAGGAGGATGGGAGGCCGTCGCTGTTGCCGTATTGAATCTCTCTCGATGTCGCGAGCGATCGCGTGACGCGGGACCGAGATTATCCTGTCCGGAGTGCGGGCGTACGTCTTCTTCCGCACTCTCGATCGGTTCACCGGCCGTAGGAAAGAAAGACAGAAAGAGATAGGAACCGAATCGAAGGCGATGGCCGGCCGTTTCTTCATCTTTAGTCGCCGTTCCCGCGAAGTTCACAATGATGATGATGCACATGTTCCTTTTAATGAGTTGGTTACGTTTTTACTGCTGCACGCTGAAACATCCAAATGTAGATAAATCTGTACGTACTGGTCAATGACGGATGGGGTATTAGTCAATGATATCATGAGCCCTAGTCCAAATTTCTCCATAATAAAAAAACTAATTTACTTTGTTCATTGGTTTTTATTTAATGTCAAAAGTATTAAAAGCATTTATCATGATATATTATTTCTCTTGCAAATCATATTATTGTAGTTGACAACTACATCGGTTCCGTTTCAGTCATCATCCTCTtagtggtttgataaaccttgagcCACTCACTAAGGAAAAAAACGCCACTGCTACCGAACTCCGCGCTAGGAGGTTCAACAGTCCTCACAGCTTAATTCAACAACACCATGACATCGAGGAGGTGTACCATCGCCCCACTAGAGGGAGCCACCACACCATTGTGATCAACACCACTGAGTAGGAGAAGCAACTACCATGCCTCTTGGATAGGAGGACGGTTCGCAACATCCGGGCTCGTCATCACCGCCGAGGAGTCATCATTGCCGTAGATCGTCTTTCCTTTTGTAGATTTGAATGAGCAGCAAACAAACGAGGGGACAATATCGTCTAGTTAAGGATTTGAAGCCCGAAACTAGGTGTCAAAGGGCAATATCCCTTATTGTCTTTGTGGGGGCCACACCCTTGACTTGTGGAGGGTTGCTGCCCTTTAAGCTTCGTTGGTTGTTGCAGATCATCACCCCTTGGTCTCATGGGGCAGAGTTGTTCGAGGAAGCAGGGCCTTTTTGAATTGTATGAACGATAGGAATGGAGCCGTGAAGGAGAACGTGAACCCAAAAGCCGATCATCGACTCGATTCTCAGAACATGCGGTTCCTCGAAACCATGAGAGGCGAGAGCATGTTCCTCCGTACCTTGACCATCGACCCTTAGTACCTCAAAACCATGTCTCGACCATCATTCTGGAGCAAGGAGGAAAGAGACTAGGCACGAGAAACCTAGGCAGGGTGAGAAGGAACTTAAACTTAAAAGTCAAGCGAAGAGGGCGAGAATTAGCACGACGACTCCCACCAAGTACCACCGGAAGGAACTAGGGTATATTTGGTGCTGACCAAAGGCAACCATTTTAAAGAAAAATATCATGAGCAAAATTTGGGCTCTTTCTTGGATGTTTGCCAATATCTTGACATGCCCATGCTCTCTAGCCGGTTCTAGTTCATTTTTGTTGCCAACATTGGTCAAAATATGGGAAATCAAAAACAATAGCCAAATATTGGTTAAATTTCATCTTGTGTTTAAACCAGACACATGTCTAACCTTCAAATGGGGATGCTAATAAATTCATTGTTCGGTCGTACCTTCCGTTAGTGTGTCCAACTAGTGTATGCTAAAGAGCCACATGGCCAGTGAAGTTCCGATGGCGACACTCCTTCCGTTACTATTTACGTGACGATCTTGTTTTATGCGTTTTAACTTTCATCATTAAATTAATCAATAATCCATTAGAAGAGTCACAACTGTCTATCATTAGGAATACAAATACAATGGCAGATCCTTTTTAGAGCATAACACATGCTTTGCAGGTTAAATCTAATGGTCAAACTTGAACCTTGAACCCATGTGTATAGGGACGAAGGCAATACACATCCCGGAAACCACAAATGTAGTCCGAACTACATGTAGCTCTTTTTCTTAAAAAAATGTTGTATTCCATCAACATGAAAATTCTGAAATCAAAATAGCTTATATTCGGGCTATGCAGAGATGACAAAATCTGACACCTATAGGTGTATCTAGTGCAAAAATTTAAAACCTTAAAATCAGTCAGATTTTGTTTTATTGTGTGCATCCCAAAATATAAGGTGTCCCCGGTAAAAATTTCACACATTGGTAGAACACGACAATGTCTACTGGCAGAATtgtttttcaaaaaaaatgaatctTTGAATGgcatttttgaattttgaagaaAAACGAGCTACATATAGCTCGGGCAAAGAAAGAAAATCCACTCCCATGCACAACCAGCATATTTGCATCGTACCAGTAGTAAGTAGTAGTTAAGCTAAAAAAAAATATAGTAAATAGTAGTTCACATTTAATTTTGAATTAAGCTCCTGAAACGCTCATATCTCGCAAAGTCTGTGGCTTAACCTGACGCAGTAGCAGACTTGAACGCAATAATATGTCTGCTTGCCTACAAGTGTCCAAATCTAAACTAAAaaaagggtttgagaaacaaaaaGGACACTCTATCCATTCATGAATTAATCCTAACTGAGCTGTGAATTTGGTCCATTTCTCCTAGTAGCACCATAAAAATTGGACGAAAACGTTTTTGAGGATTATAGGCACCGCTGGCCGGATCAGCCAGTGTCGGCAGTGGAGCCCGCCCGCGCCGTGTGTATATACGGAGTATGCATGTGTATCTGTATGTATGTATGCGGTCGGGGGAAACCTGGACAAAACCAGCATGGCCGTGGCCCAACCGCTGCGGTCCGTCCTCATGGCCCACTTCCCTGAATAGATCAATCAGCGTGGCCCGCCTGAACAAAAATGCCCTAATAATTTTGCTGCCTACGCCTCAGGAGTCAGGAGGACCCATGAGATGAGAATCCAATGGTTGATGGCTGGAGCTGCTCCCACGGTTCTGTTTTTGGCCATTAGACTAGACATGGATCCTcccaaacctttcttttcttgtgcTTCCATGGGAATGTATGATAGAGCCTGCTAGGCCAGTCTTGGCATTTCCTTCTTGGCTGAATATAGATGCTTGTTTCTCATCTTGCATgtttgcaaatggaaacttggcTAGAGGTGGAGGTGGGAGTGATCGAGGAAGGAAGATCGCACCCACCAATCCACCATGTATATATCTTGGGACTACAGTGTGCTTGTGTACATTGTTGATGCCTTTTGTGCGAGTCCTGAAAGATAATTAATCCACCAAAGCCAGAGATACAGGATCGTCCTTTGCTGCGCCCTTCCGGGCAGAAAAGCATGTTAGCGGTCGCTGCACCTGAGAGCATCACGTACGTCTTCACGTGCCTTCCCCTGCCCATATGCATCATCAGTGTTGTCCCTTGGGTGCTCCGGTCACAAGAACCAACAGCACACAGGACGTGAGGTACGCGCACACGATGCAGTTACTTATCACGTGAGCGTCGTCTCACGTCTTAGAACAAAATCTGACTGGCTAGCCACAGTACACGACCGAGTATAAATCCCTACACCAGGAAAATAATCATCTAGTACTGAAAAGGGggaataagggcatctccaaccgggcgacccatcccgcgcccgcgcgtccggatgggtcacaATGGACAAAACCCGCCAAATGCGTgatccatccctaaaacggatgcccGCGGCGTCGGATCGACgcaaaacccggcccaaatcttggccgggtttgcgtggtcatgacgcgaaaggctggtcgctcgcgtccgcccTTGTCCGCCTCGGCCCGCGTGTCATAGGCATAAATAATATTTGTCATTAAAAAGAACTCATTACATTTTTTTAGTACTACTTCTATCCTAaatacgtacggggccggcggcctcgccggcgactcctcgccggctcgccgtcggggcgtggatttcactcgacgcgggcggctttgtacgcgtgaggattccactccggCCACTACGGGCCGGGTGGCGCGTCGcgtcggcgcggcggcggcgcgggctggGCAGCTTGGAAGGAGgccgtcatcctcctcctttccgtccgcgcacctcgggcgcgctcgcgctccgcctctgCGGCGGAATcatccgcttcccgcatagctCCACCTCTGCAGAGCGGCGCGTTCCACGGCGGCGCCTCAACGCGGACGAGGCGGGGGCCCGGGCCTCGTGGATCTCCTGccgccggcgcatgcgctcttgccggccgcgctccgccgactcggcatcctcccgggcgcgccgctcggggacggcatctggatgaggtgacgggctgctcgcatagcgagcggctcgttcttccggcgaggaggtcgccaagcggcggcggccggcccgcggatgccctcgtgctccttcgtcacgcgcgtgaggtcgAGGAGTCgcctcgatggcggcgttgatgttcgccggcgcgaggtcctcctcgttgacgggctcctccgcggcggccgccctcctccgcggcctcgtaccggcccgtccgcggtctcgtgccgcctccgcggccgcctccaccatctccgcgtcaccggccttctttgccgccgcctcggcggcgacgcggagcgcctcgtcgtcggcgacccaccggagtccgcgcgctcctcctccaccgTCCGCGGGAACTCGGcccggcggcgagggagagcttggcccatgTATCCTGCAggggtgcgcggcatggcgacggagaaggtggagtggccgccggagaaggtggagtggGAGAGGAAGGTCTCGCGGTCGTGTGgagaccgccgccgtcttttatagccggcggtctggcgggaaactagggcgcgagcgcgcgccaatgtcgttttcgcgcgcgcgggaaccttgccgcgcgcgggatctttcccgcgcgttccaccgcccaccatggctgtcccgtcgaggcctgccatggcgcagcgccgcacaaggaagacgaaccacgtggcgtctctttgggtcgccgcgttgggcgcagcgcgcgacccaaacggacacgcggacgcggggcgctgtccgcgtgtcctggcggcgacccaaacggcccaaaacggacggcccagcgcgtccgtttgggtcgcccggttggagatgccctaatgtaTCCACTATCCATGCATGTGATTGATCAGTGGTCAGATCAGGCTAGTGTCTAGTGTTACAGCAAGAAATGATGATATAACGGTGTAACAAGCAATTTCATACAAGACCACAGTGACCCCAAACAAAACCAAAGGTAACACTGTATATcaaaaaccaaaaaagaaaacagaattatGTACCAGCAGAACACATCCCATGCATACCAGTGCCAAGGTGATCAGCTCGCTGAGTCACTGACCTCCTTACAGTCAGCAAACCGTGTCACCAGACCAAGTTGGTCAGGAAAACCATTGTCTCCCTTTGTACAGATCGATTCCCACCCTTCACACCAAAACCTCAAGTTGCTGTTATTTCTTCTTTAACTCACACGCTGGCTGCTGCACCGGTGAGCACTTAGTTACAACTCATTTACATCAGAACACAAGAACAAGCTATGTCTAGGCGTCATCGATCACGAGATCTAGTCGGTTGCATACAATGAACTGGATCTACTGGCAGCATCCTCCGCCCAGTTTTGCGTTGTTCTCCTGCTTCTGTTTCAGCGAGTTCCTCTTAACAACTGAAGAGCCTTCCTCCGAGAGACTTGGAACCTCAAGAATCTGCAATAGCTCAGCACGGTAAGGTATTTATACACGATGATCACAATGATGGAATACAACTGTAGGCATTAAGGAAACATGTTTTCTACACTTCAATCAAACAATATTGTCTGGAACACTATTTTTGTTGTGCCACACTGAAGTATTCAGATACTAGCAAGGCTTACATATAGCTCAAAAAATATAGCTGGATGAATTTGCTAATACAATGGTGTTGTCCATGGAAAGGGGCTCGCCAAAGATAGATATATTGCATATACATATCTATGTTAAGATATAACTGCAGAAATCAGTTAAAAAATACTCCACTATCCATAACAAAGGACAGAAGCTATGCATGTTCAATGATGTCCAAATACCAAATCTGTGAGTAAACAAAATCTGCGAGTAATTATAGTGCATCAAGACGATCATCTGACAAAATAGACTGGCAAATTGCTTCGAGCATGTTCTTTTGTTAGTACAGTACGGATATGCTGCCTAGAACAGAAAAAATCCACTGCTGATTGCCTATACAGAGCACGTTCAGTTATCCGTGTTGTCTGCGAGCCAAGGGTTTCAAAATGAAATACAATGGAGAAATCCTATGTCATTGACTCGATAAATGAACCTATCATGAGGAAAAAAATAGAACAGCTACCAACTTCTCAGTGAAATGACGAAAGACCATACAGCATGACAATGGAATAAATAACACGTGGAAGTGTAAGCAATATTAGGAACAGAAAAGGGTTAAACGTACAGGATATCTTTAAAATTATAAGCACGTGACAATATATTTGCATGCTCAGGGGGATATTAAGTTAACCTTGCATGGCATATCTAGATAAAACTCAACATACCCGACTTTGGCTGGTAGTTTCATGCAGACATCGGCCATAAAAAATCTGGCAGATGTGCGAAAGCTGCCTTGCACCAGTTCACAAACAATAGACTTATGCGTGTATGTAAAGAACTTTTACAGCTCACAGACAAGACATCACAGGCTTGCTTAACAGCACATTAAAACTAAGCAGAAGAAATTCATGTAAAAAAAGGAAGACTGTTTAACAATATTCCAAAAAATCTGACAAGTTCAGGTTTGGCAGATAACAGGCCTGAAGACCATCTTGCCCTTCCCTcaccaaaaaaggaaaaaaaatatgCTGCTAAATGGCGGCATGGAAGAGAAAGCAAACACTTAGTGACCTATAAAACAAGTTTTGAGGCCTGAAGACCATCTTGCCCTTCCCTCACCAAAAAAGGAATAAAAAAATGCTGCTAAATGGCGGCATGGAAAGAGAAAGCAAACACTTAGTGGCCTATAAAACAAGTTTTGAGGCTGAAGAATATCCAGAACTGCTTTCATGCTGTCTATCATAAACATGAATCTAGTAAATCGGTAATACAAGTTTTCAGGCGTAAAGGGGCAAGTCCACAAGTTCAGGACTCGAGCGATATGCCAGTTAGGGAACCTAGAGTACCCTTCAATACTTAAACATGAACAAACTGAAAGACGACAGCACAATAAGCATTGATCACTGCATCGGTCACATACAAAAAATTAAGGAGACATTTCTGAAAGCCAATTAAGACTCACCACACAGGGATGGTACAGCAATAGGAACATATGCAGTTACATCGTTTCAAAAAAGGGTAGTACTACTTCTAGCTGTGCTTTGCAATAAGGTGGGATAAGTAAAATACATGCATTTGATGAAGGAATGTTCAATGCCGGAAGACTGCTTTCTGAAGAACAGAGTCATAATCTAAAGTGGTTACAAACTAGTCAGCTATATATTTGTTGAACTACTAACTTAAGGATGCTGCATGGAATGACCCATAACTATAAGAGTCCATTTTTTTGGATTTCATGGAATATATTGTTCTACTGTCAAAAGTAAAGAGGATAATGTTGTGTTGCTTAGTATCTTTCTATGGGTGTACCTTTAGTGCAAGCTCTTCAAAACATTTCTCCACATTTTCTCTTGTTTTGGCACTGCTCTCAAGAAATAGGCATCCACATTCCTGTGCAAAGGCAAGCCCTTCTTCCCTTGTTACCAATCGTTCCTCATCCTGCAAGGTAGAACGAACCATAATATTCAGGATACTGTAGTGTCACTTCATCTGGTTAGACTAAATAACCATTTGAATTTAAGAGAAATAAAGTATTACCTTGTCCACTTTGTTTCCAACAAGCATTttgatgcactctttgtttgttgAGTGCAATTCGATTTCCTTGGCCCATACATCAGCCAAATTTGTGAAACTTTGTCTCTTTGTGACATCATAAACTAACAGAAGAAGACAGCACAAAGTTAAACTTCTGCAAGTTAAGCTGCAACATTTGCCGCATGATAAAAGAAATAAAGTAAGCCTGCAACAGTTCTTTCTATATATTTTGTTCCAGAAACTCATTACAAGATGCATTTAAGCATCACTAATCTCAACACAAGCGATACAAAATCATTAGGTGGTACGATATAGTAGTGAGGTGACACTAAGTACAGTGACAAATTCAAGAAGATAACATGGCAACGTTTATTACATACCCATTGAAACCACATCCAAGAGTCTGTATACGAATGGAATGATTACAACTTGGCAGGAAGGAAACACCTATACAAAAGCTAGCCTGGAGAAGTCACTATATTGTTCATAAATCACTATTTGAGTACACTATCTTGCTTGATTTACACGAATATGGAAAAGATCCGTTTGTAAGAAATTGCGAGCTAAAATTTAAATGTATCAAAAGAAAAGTAAATAATTAATAGTACATTAACAGTGAGATCGGCATGAAAACATATTTGCAAGGCAGGTACAAAAAAATGGTAAGAGCTTCAAATTGTTGGCATGTAATCATATATCAGAAAAAATCAATATTACCTAGAATAATTCCATGAGCACCTCTGTAGTAAGAACTAGTGATTGTCCTAAACCTCTCCTGGCCAGCTGCAAACAATGGAAAATTAAGCTGCCAGACACTTGGATGTAAGAACGCCATTAGATGAGACTGACTGCAGAATAACACGATACCACTGACCAGTATTGTACTGGAAGTCACTAATATTTATGAGAGAGATGCAGTGTTTTTCTTTGTACAATGTCGAATACAGTGATTGTGCCCAGGGAAAAAAAAATAGCCCAAACAGACCTATTGCTAGGCACGAAAATAAATCGGCAAATGACAAGTAGGCTTGTAATTTTGGAGTTACTATTGAAAGTCTGAAGGTACCGAGACATAGATCAAGCACTGTTGAGAAAGCATGTGAACACCAAATTCATAAACAATAAGGCAAAAAAAGAACTTGCCGGTGTCCCATATTGTGAGCTTCAGTTTCTTGTCACCGACAGTGAGAAACTTGATTTTGAAATCCACTCCTGGAAATTGTTTGCGAATTGAAGTTAAATTCCGACAAGTAAATAACAGGGAGAAGAATACAGCATAACGCGCTTGTATATGCAGCAAACTACCATGGGTCAGTAGCCGAATAATTTGATGGGTAAAATTTCAGGATATCACGTCAGACTGGTACAGTGATGCTGCTAGCAGTTAGAAGATATTTTATCGGCCTGAAAACTTAGGTGATGGAGTGTACAATCTAGTCCGTTGCACAGTGGACACGGAACATTTGGTACCACCATCAATAATCCCAGCTGAACTTTGATCCTAAAAATGACATCACACACGCGCTTCGAGCTGATGGGTGTCGACGAATACAGTAGATCATGAACAGCGTTCAGGATTGGTGTGCTTCCCTTCATCTATTGCTGGGCACGTCGGAGTTAGGCGTACCTTATGCATCAACTTTGATCGGTTTTAACTTTTAACTGAGACAGTTGTAGTGTTTTCATTTAATTACAATAAAAAGATCACGAGGCAGTTGATGAGGGTGCCTGCTGAAACAGCGTAGGTGAAGCGATCTCTGCTGCTACGAGAAGAGGTTGGGCATGGCAGCACCAGGGACGCGGAACCAATTAATGTGCAGGCAGTTACGGACGGTTCCTGATCGAAACAGCACAAGTAGTGAAACGTCCGCGCGCGCGCGCTTGAAGGAATCGATATCGCGCGCGGCGTTGGGTGATGGCTCCAGGCTCCAACACCTTGGGTGTCGGCGCCATGGTGCGGAGGGTAGGCGGGCGCGAGCACGTCGCAACGGGATCAGGCAAACAGCGGACACGCACGTACGGGGTGGGTACGATTGCGATTGCGATTAGGCTACCCGCGCGCCGACAGGCAGAGGCAGGAATCGGTGCTAGAGACAAACGAAACAGCATTTATTGGTGGTGTTTTGGCTAATCGGGGCGGGCATAGCGGGGCGGGGGGGATCCAGGCAGGGAGAGGCGGGCTGGAGGCAGGAGGAGGGATGGAGGGTGGCGTACCTATGGTAGGGGAGATGTCGTCGTCGGCGGGCGCGGCGGAGACGAAGCTGACGAGGAGGCTGCTCTTGCCGACGGCGGAGTCCCCGATGAGGAGGACCTTGAAGGAGCAGTCGTAGCTGCTGGTCCCCGGCGAGGAGCCCATGGCGTAGCGAATCGCGGGCGGGGCGGAAGGAAGGGGGAATGCGGGCGGGTTGGTGGAGTGGAGATTGTGCtggagaagagaagagagaagGGGAGGAGGCGAGGAGGGAATAAAGCGAGCGACGGGAGGGAGTCAGTGGGAAGGGAGGAAGTCGATGGAAAGCCAAAGCGGAACGGAACGGTGGAGGAGTGGACTGGAAATGGACCGCTCTTTCTTTCGGCTGCGGTTGACGACtcgacgtgcgtgcgtgcgtgggcAGCTGCAGATACAgatacaggtggcgtcgcctgggAGATGGGCGCCGCACCGCGCTGTCTCGTCAGTCGTCGTGTTGCTTTGGCGGCGGGCGGTCACCCAGGCCCAGATGCAGTCTGCAGACGAGACGAAACGAAACGGAGAAGCGCCACGCCACGGTGCGCTTCGAATTCGATCATGTACGTGTTTGCTGCCCAGATATCCATCCATCGGTGATCGGTGTGGACGTGGGGTGCAGCGCTGTCTCGCCCG
It includes:
- the LOC127296686 gene encoding ras-related protein RABC2a, whose product is MGSSPGTSSYDCSFKVLLIGDSAVGKSSLLVSFVSAAPADDDISPTIGVDFKIKFLTVGDKKLKLTIWDTAGQERFRTITSSYYRGAHGIILVYDVTKRQSFTNLADVWAKEIELHSTNKECIKMLVGNKVDKDEERLVTREEGLAFAQECGCLFLESSAKTRENVEKCFEELALKILEVPSLSEEGSSVVKRNSLKQKQENNAKLGGGCCQ